DNA from Hypanus sabinus isolate sHypSab1 chromosome 16, sHypSab1.hap1, whole genome shotgun sequence:
ACTGTGctgtctgatcacctggctgtacttctactcccagtaaataggcagagactaaagactgcagcaccatGGTGAGGATCAAGAAGGTATGACCAAGGGAGGAGGAGAAGTGCTTATAACACTACTTTgtgtcagtggactggacaatattcagattCAAGGATGAATCCCTGAATGAATAGGCTACAGCTGTCaccgacttcatcaagacctgggTGGATAAATGTGCGCTTCAagaacatacccaaaccaaaagccatggatgaaccaggagattcatagccTGAGGACTGTATCAGTGCCATTCGTGACTGGTGATCTAGAACTGTACAAGAAATCCAGGGACAACCCAAGtaaggcttttttttaaaaagttggaaAAAAAACAATTCCTATTACAGTTAGAGTGGAATTCGGCGCATGTCAcctctggcagagtttgcaggccattacttcctacaaggtgaaactCAATATtatatgaatggctgtgatgcttcattcCCAGATCAACTCAAAGCTTTCTATGcaggctttgaaagggagaataaaaccacacctgtctgaacccctgcaaTGTTTGGTGAACTTGagatctgtctcagaggccaacatcGGAACAACTTTCAAGAGGACACACACTTGGAAGGTGTCAGCTCCTGATTGCGTACCTGATGGGGGTCTgtaaatctgtgccaaccatctGGCAGAGTTGttggacatcttcaatctctcactgctgcagtcagaggttaccATCTGCTTCGAAAGGGTGACAATACCAGTGCCAAGAGCACGGTGaactgcctcaacaactatcacacagttgcactcacatctactgtgatcaaGTGTTTTGCAAGTTGGTCATGGCGAGAATCAACAACTGCCTAAGGACCTACACCTATTGCAATTCTATCACGAGGTCTACAGTAGGTactatctcactggctctccactcagccttggaacacctggacaatagtaattcCTATGTCAGGCTACTATTTATTGattgcattcaacacaatcatacattcagttctaatcaacaagctccaaaacctgagcctctgtacctcgctCTGCAAATGGATCCCCGACTTCCTCACTAGATCAGAATTGACATCTACTCTTCACTGATAATCACACCTcaaaggtgtgtgcttagcccactgctctattatCTACACCCACATCTAGGGtgatagcctccccagcatctagaacaccttcaaaatatgatgcctcaaaaaggcagcatccataaggatccccatcacccaggacatgccctcttctcattgctaacattgaggtggtacaggagcctaaaggtacatatgcaatgtttcaggaacagcttctacctcaCCACCATCAGACTTCTTAACGGgcaatgaacaccacctcacttttttctgCCTTTTTGCAccaatatatatttattgtagtttattaatttttattacgTATGGCAATGAACTGCTaccacaaatttcacgatatatgccaaagatattaaacccgattctgattattAGGGCATTTTGGGGGTTAGCACATATAGCAAATAATTTCAGCCAGAGATCAGAAGTTAAATACTTACCATGTCCAAAAACTAGAGGAAACTGGATATTTAAttacagggacattcagaatcaATAATTTGAAATCGGTTTCAACAGCCAAGCTtgataaaagtttaaaaaaaacttctgcaATGGAATGAATGCAAAGGTTTACCAGACTGATTCTTGGATTAACAGGTTGTTGCACAAATACCAAGCAAACTAAGTTTCACTTAAGAATTAGAGCAATCTTATTCAAATTTACATAATTCTTACAGGGCAGTTGCAGAGTTAATGCTTCCCCGGTAGCTGTGTTTAGAATCATAATCCTCTCTTAAAACAAGGGGCCAGCATTCCTACAATTGCTAGGACCGCTTTGAAGATCAGCATGTTTCTCttccatcagagatatttatcagcacAGGTCCCTTAACATCCACAAATATctcttctcccaccccccccccccaaccttctgtTCAACAATCTTTTTAACCACTTAGCCACCCTCAGGCTGGAGATAGAACAAGGATTGCTAGGATGGGGAACAGCTGTTTCTCTTAGGCCGTAAGAATGAaacccctgccaccacccagcaCTCCTACATATGAAACACCAGTAGCCTTATACAGTACTGTTTACTTTTTGTAAATATACCATATTGTTACTGTAATTTGTGGTTATATTACTTGGTTACTATTGTGTATttagtccagaggaacattgtattGTTTAGTGGCATACATGTGTGCAGTTGAAAAACAAACTGAAATTGACTAGAACTTTTAAAAAGCCTCCCATCAGATAACAAATCTTTGGAAGTAGACCAGACAGCAGAGACTGAACTTGGAAGTCCATTCAAGGGAAATAACAGTTTTAAAGATACAATGGAATTGAAGGTTCAGGGTCAGTGCGCCGCAGGAATTTCAATCAAGAGTCACCATGCTGGATCTTGtgacagtatccatcattaagaatcctcactatccaggacataCCCCCTTAATATTAACAGGAACCTGAAGTCCCATattcaatgctttaggaacagcttcttcccctctaccatcagatttctgaacaacccatgaacccacgaacactactcTTCTGCACTATTTGTTCTTTTTGGTCTTGCACAACTGTCACAGAAGAAATTTCATcttgagtgataataaaccagattcagaTCCTACGCAGCAAAACTACCTGTGCTTATTTTTTGGCATTTCGTAATGAAATGCCATCAAATTTGTTATAAGGGCTATTTTGACATAATTAACTGTTGTTTCTTTTTGAATAAATTGATAGCATTAACAGGCAACATCCAAAGATCTTCTCTATCAGATATGCCACCTTCTCACAGCTATCATCAGGCAAGAGTTACAGAAGGCACACATCTCACATTACTGGATTaagacagctacttcccttccacCACCTTGAAGCAACCAGCACAAAGTCCATTTATGCAATGGACTCTTGTTTACTTGTAAAATGTGTTTTCCTTGTTAATTATATGCCTGTGAATATAACAATCTTAATGTTAGCCATCATGTGTATTAGCCACCTTTTCAGACATTTAGTCACACCAGTGTCCATGAATGTCACTGGAGGCAATACAGAATTTTAATCCACTGAAAACAAGCAATATTCATATTAGCGATGAAAGCTGCCAGGAACAAGGTGATACTTATCCAGAGCCACACTGCTgagcaacccacttatttaaccccagcctattcacaggacaatttacagtgactgaCTAATCTACTAATCAGCAAGTCTTTGGAGGAAATGCACATGGGTCAaagaaagaacatacaaactttagGACATCAGGATACATTCTAATTGCTCTGCCACCATATCTGTCAAACTGTTTCAGTGTATGATCAACACAAACCTATTTCCATAAATTTAGCAACCTATTTAAATTGAAAAATGGCATTGGAGTAGTATTTTCAATTAGACCTGAATGGGGCAAATTGAATTTGCAACTTGTATATTCAAATTTGTTTTCTGGGGACAATACAAATGTCACTGACATGTTAATTGCACACTGCCGCAGACACACCCTTCTAAAAATAATTCTGGAACacaagtgaaacagattaaattCCTACTATTGCAATTTTAAAATACTGTATTGAGGCACAGTATAAATTGAATAATAACCAGAAACTGAGGGATCCTTTCCAGTTACTGAAAATCCCCCAAATTACGCACCTTATATCTAAAATCTGTTGTTAAAATTCTGGTATTTTTGGGATGTTAAACTCAATGCAAACAAATTTAACTTCGTTATGTTTTAAAACCAGTCTAGTTCTAAAAGACAGTTTGCTTAGGAAGAAAAACAACCTTAAATCAGAGGAAGCCCACTAAAATAGCAAAGAAACAGGATCATGAATAGAAGTGGGTCAAGTAGGTCTGTGGAGCATCATGGGCAATTGCCACCCAAGGATGCCAACTTATTTCTGTGATTTACTTCAAGAATCCAAGGCAAACACAAATGAGTGAATTTACATTCAGTCCAAGATAAACAACTCAAcagtaaaataaattttattattgcAACATTAGCTTCAAAACTAAGTATGCAGTTAAATTCATGGCAAGCAATTTATTTGCTATAATCATAACATGCAAATAAAGATACAGTACAGTGAAATTATCTAACCAACCACTGAACCTTAAGATTCTCCCAAGGCTGTAATGCCAGATGGGGGCAGAATTTCACCAATACACCTTCACagatgaaagaaaataaaaccCCAGAACATCAAAGCGCCAAGATAAAAAGCACACATTTATTCTTCATCAGATGAGTCTCTTTCAAATGTATACATCATGAAGAAAGCATCTGGTCTTTTTGGGACAAGGGGATGCCCAGGCCTCACAATCTCAAAGCCAAGAAAGCTAAATGTGCGAAGTAGTGGAGCTGAAATTTAAAAAACATGTCAATGAGAAGAATGCTTAAGTGGATTTGTTACAACACTAAAACAAAACATGAATTCTAATTGCCCAAATTAAACAATGCTTCATTCAATAGCTTAATAGTTAAAACATCCAGAATTTGTATGCACTAAATTCATAAAAGTAAAATTCCTCAGACATAGTAGCTCTGCAACAGCTATTGCCATTAGGTCTGCCTGGACACTGAAGCATCAACTCTAAACACAACATTCAGCATCAGGTTCAGTATCACTAACGTgaaatgttttgtggcagcaatataaTACGCAACCACAAATTACAAAAATGTTCATGGGTtgattgtctattcagaaatctgacgacaAGGAGATGccctcctgaatcgttgagtgcgtgtcttcaggctccagcacGTTCTTGATGGAAACAAGAGGGCATGCAATGTGATAAGGGTCTTTAATGCTGGATGATGCAgcatcttttgaaggtgtccttgatgctggggatggagctggctaatttttttttacaactttAAAATCAGTAGACCAGTTAACTGGGCTTGTATCCTCAAGGCATCAATTATTAAGCTTTGATCTCTGCTCTCTGGTATGCTAGACTAAATGCATGATAGAAGTTTGGCAATAAAACAAAACGCTGCTCTCAGGTAGTCTGTTTCTCATTAAAGACCCCCCTCAGAACTCAGGAAAAAAGATATTGTTCTTTTCCTTGTTTTGACAAAGGGTCTTAGACAAATATATTAACTGcttttctctctacagatgccATCTGACCCATTCAGCAGTTTCTGTTTAGATTTCCAGACTCCGCTTTTACCAGTGGGTCTTCAAGTCATCTGGGTTAATATCTGTGCTCTGAATTAATAGTTTAACACCCAATTCTGTACCCATGCCTCGTGGTGTTAAATACCTGTAATACTAAGTTTTAAAACAGATTACCTATTTTATCCAATGAAAGTTTGTCTCTTCAGTTATACACTTTACCAATCTTATGAGTTGGGAAAGTTTATGTAGCTCCACAGTAAAGACAGATAAGTGTACAATTTGTTTTTAGTTTAAAACAGATTTCCCAGAGCCCCGAAGCAGAACTGAAATATTAACACTGATACTGAAGAATCAGAGTGGGACCACTATCAAATGAAAATTCTTCACTGTTTTCATTTAGAACCTTCAGTTAAAATCTGCAAAACTATGGCAAAACATTGTTTGTTCACTTAGAGCCACAAACACTCATGTTAAATACAAAGATGGAGAAAATGTAATctccctcttcttctctctcccccccccccccccattaactaCCTCTAATGCTCATTTTATCCACCAAAATTAAAGGCATCTACCCTCAATTATCACTTCAAGATACTGGTAAGAGTGAGGCAGACTACCTACATATTGTACTGGATTCCAAAATAGAATTTCAAATTCTGAAGCTTAGATGTCAACTTCAGCTCCAAGTTCAATCAGGCAGACTTCATTGTTGAAAAGGGAGCAATAGCCAACTGCAAGCTCCATCAGAAAAAGATGCACTTCACACACTGAAGTGTTTAATACACCAATAATTTATTTCTCATTGCCATTCTTGCTTCTCCCACTAAAACAAGCTGTTTCTACACAGACACATTGGCCTCAAGATCAACTGTGAACTCTTGAAGTTCAGCACACTTCAATACTTTATGCAGTTGGCACTGTAAACTCCCAAATTAGTAATTGATCTGTGTACCAAAATATTTAACAAGTCTCTTATTAAACCTAATGCTGCATCAAAATAATTGGGTAGAACAAATTGTCTTTTAAGATTCTTTGTGAAAACTGACAACCTAAAAAGCTCTCTCCACAAGTGGCTGCATCAGCTGAATACCtgtagtattatttttatttcacaaTTCCATGGACTGCAGTGCTTCGATATTCATTAATCAGGAAttcaatctgactactgatctcttaaaacaaataaaaaaccCCTATCACAAAATCAGAATAATCCACCACTTAAAAGGGTCAGTTACAAAAGGGCAGTACTAACGCTACATTGAATATATTGTAATTTTACCTCGATCATCCCTGTTCTTGTTGAAGCAAATGAAGACATGTTCAACATGAAGATGTTCCTCTGCAAATTCAAGCAGGATGGTAAAGCTGAAAGTAGTAATGGATTAAAGTTAGGAAATATTGCTAGACTTTTTGTACAAAAAGACCTTCGCAAAAGCATTGCAAACacaagaatatctgcagatgctgaaaatctaaagcaacacacacaaaatgctagaggaactctggtcatgcagcatttatggaaagagtaaacagtaaataCTTGTTTATCAGCTGCTCAAGCTGTCAAGTTATAGCAGTAATTGACAAATTCAACATAAACTATCACAATGGCCCTGTTAGACTATAGAGAGAAAGCACAATCCAGTAGCTGTGTTGCGTGTACTACAAAAACTTCAAGCATCAACTGAACCTTATGAATAATCAAATTCACGAACCGTGTTCCAAAACATACCTTTCTTTGCTTCCTTCAGGCAATGCCCCACCTGGGAGTTCAATGTACAGATTGTTGTTGTTTAGTATTGCTCTCCAGTGAACAACTCTTGCATCAGTAAGCTTGGACTGGAAATGGAGAATTTTAGTCCTGCTGCTTGCACTCAAATCTTCTGTTACACTCAGCCGGTTGTCCTGGAGTTAGAAAGTATTCATGATGCAATTTCCAGGCGAACATTTCATTGAATACCATGTTAAATGCCAATTGAGAATGTTACTGAACACTCAATTAGACACCAAATTAGTGATAAAATTTCAATTGTATTTTATTTCCCCTAAAAATCTTAACCTATTGATATGCAAAAGACTGCCCGTGATGTCTGTACTGGACTTCTGAGATCCCAGCTCTGAATCCGGTTGGCTCCTTGCACTTTCCATCCCTGCCAAGTTGAGCaccgagctagcaactcagccttgttaAAAACAGAAGAAATGCTGAACAACAAAGTTGCTGCCCGAAGGAACGACAATTGATATGCAagtataatgctattacagctcagtgccTGTTCAAAGCTCAATTCCAGCGTCctctaaggaatttgtatgtcttCCCAGTAAACCCATGGATTTCTGCCATGTACTCTagcttcctcccacactccaaagacatactagtcagttaattggtcattgtaaattgtcctgtgattaggcaacaGTTAAACTGGTggctcactgggggatgggattcattggGCCTCTAGGGCCTGCTCTACACTATCTTTAAATAAAACTTTTTTTTCAAGAATTGTGCACCTTTACTCTCTTCTGCACTGAACTCTATTTGCCAATATTCTGCCCAGTGCTTAGCTACAAAATTAAAAATGAAGGTCAAtcattattaaaaaaataatgaaaacTCCACAGGATTTCCATCATTTTACAAAGTGCACCAGCTCCCTTCCAAATTTAATAAGTTACCTCAATGAAGTTCAATACTTACTGAATACAATACATTAGCTGCAAGATTGTGATCCCTCTGAGCAGTCCCTCGCCCACCTGGGATCTTCAAGGGTGGGTGAGGGACATCAGGAACACCACAGAGGCCCCGGACCAGGGTTACGACAAGAAGTGGAGGACAGCCTGGAACTGGAAAGACAGCATTTAATACCTGATGTCAAATGGACACAAATTAAGTCATCTAAATTCCAAAATGACAATATCCAATACCAATTCAAATTCAAGCTAAAACCAATCCAAGGATTTTGCCACTTCCCCTTTCACTTCCTTGCTATCCCAAGACTAGTTTAATCAAGGGCCAGTTTGGTGTGACACTTAATATTCAGCTGAATTTATGCCAAACACAGGGAATAAATCAACCAAAGTCAATTCATTACATACTTAGTGCAAATTTAAATCCATTTGCCTCTTCAATCACAACAGGGTGTTCTCTAAaatccttccttctctccaaaatgCAACAGGTATTAACTCAACAGTTTGGGTCCTTTGTTTGCATTCAAATGCTACGTTTGGGGACTGACCTCATCTAGGATTGTGTAGAGAGACCAATGTGCATTTTGGAACAGGTTTGGGAGGATGGTGTAGGCAGAAAGGTCTATTTGGTATTCCCACCCACCCTCTAGCAGTGAGTGGGCAGGCAGGCTGTTATTTCCTACTGTATTCCCAGTCTAACACACCCACACACCACGTCACATCGGTAGATGCAGCCTTGAGGGGCTTTCTAAAGCTCACCCCCTCTATGAATTTGTTTGTGGAATTGGAGGGTGGAGGCAGGAGGACGAGGGGAGAAAGGTGCAAATGGAATGCTGCAAGAAGACAAAGGAAGAATGGAGGAATAATACTCCCCCTACCCCGCTATGCAACGCAAGAGCAGTCGCCATTTTATGACAGCCTCCCGTACTCGGGAGGTTTCAGTTATAATTAATGACAGTCGATTTTATCCTTTCAACACGATGTTTAACCGACACGGGGAATTAACGTGCAGAAAGGCTTTTTAAACCGAAGGCAAACATTTGGGGTGTTTCTAGACAGCGTGAAGccgaagcccccccccccccccacccgcacgAACCCGAACGCCTACCTTTCGGTAAAAGTATTACTACTACACGTCACGGAGGGCATTTTGTTTCCTTCTTTTTCTCTAGCAAAACAGTGACTATTCAAAATGCGCTGGAGGGAGATCTTGACCATCCGGCCTTAGGTTCCTCCACGAGACACCAGCTGAAAGGCGGGTGCGGGTGTCGGCGACGCTGCTCGGAGAGCGGAGCAGGCCGGACACCTCACACACGGTCGGCAGCGGCCTCTCTGTGACGCAGCCGCCCGCCGGGCGGGCTATTTATAGGCGGCCCCCGCGCCGCCTCCTGGGAGGTTGGCCTCGCGCGCCCCTCCCGCTCctcgtgcccccccccccagcaaccgCCGCCGCCCCCCCGCCCACATTCGGAGAAAAGCCGATTGTTTAAAATATGATAAACAACCGCGGATCCAACGCAGGAGGCAATGGCCGGCTCGCGAAGCATTCTGGGAAGTGCCGCTTCACGGgttgtttttttatttttaaaaatattttttttgggggaaaaaaaaagaggCCCCTAAATTATGTTTTCGGACGGGGCAGGCGGCCTCAGGGGGAGTGGGGAATCTTTCAGCGGGTGTGGGGCGGCCTCCGTTCGCGGAAGAGGAGGACACGCGCCTCCGTGGGGTCTTTAATGGGAGGCGAGCGAGGATTGGCGAGAAGGGCCGATCGGCCGCCGAGGTACGGGGTGGGAAGGACGGTTTTTTTTTTCGCCGCCCTTCAAGGGACCCGCGTTGGCGTAGCGCCGGACTCTTCCCATGGCGGCACAGTGTGCCTTTGGGCCAACGGGAGTGGGCTGCTCAATCACAAACagcgtttattatcactggcccaGCCTGGTTTCTTACACGTGTGCTTCAAAAGATCGAGTGACAGGTGTTTCTGTTTAAGTTCCAAAGTTTCATATGACTATTAAGGAAAGACTATCAACCAGAAAATCTGTATGTGCATCTGAGATGGTTGCTATTATTTTAGCCTTGGACTGGATCTAAGAAGGGCACCCGGACTAGGTACTTCTGTGCTCTAATTCGTTCTCGGTTTTGATGTCTATTAAAACAAGTATTTCAGATTGTAGGGTGGCTACAATTGGTTGCCTCTCTACCAAAGGCTTTCCTTCCCTCCAATAGCCTGCAGgtcacaatgcaatacataatagaaaaaac
Protein-coding regions in this window:
- the oaz1a gene encoding LOW QUALITY PROTEIN: ornithine decarboxylase antizyme 1a (The sequence of the model RefSeq protein was modified relative to this genomic sequence to represent the inferred CDS: deleted 1 base in 1 codon); its protein translation is MVKISLQRILNSHCFAREKEGNKMPSVTCSSNTFTESSRLSSTSCRNPGPGPLWCSDVPHPPLKIPGGRGTAQRDHNLAANVLYSDNRLSVTEDLSASSRTKILHFQSKLTDARVVHWRAILNNNNLYIELPGGALPEGSKESFTILLEFAEEHLHVEHVFICFNKNRDDRAPLLRTFSFLGFEIVRPGHPLVPKRPDAFFMMYTFERDSSDEE